The proteins below are encoded in one region of Rhizobacter sp.:
- a CDS encoding Fe(3+) ABC transporter substrate-binding protein, which yields MTTSFLRTLAAALLATGAVAAQAQVLNLYTARHYQTDEALYANFTKETGIKINRIEGKEDELLERIKNEGASSPADVFITVDASRLEIADKAGVFAPVQSKLLDARVPAHLRTANWLAFSTRARVIVYNAKTIKPEWVQTYEDLADPRLKGQICVRSGSHPYNLSLGAALIAHHGEAKTEEWAKGVVANLARAPKGGDTDQLRAVAAGECGVAISNSYYVARLMRSTKPEDVKDMAALTVVWPNQKTWGTHVNVSGGGLVKTAPNKANAVKFLEYLASDSAQTYFADGNNEWPVVKSASVKNPALDKLGPFKADETPLAKWAPNTAAAQKVFDRAGWR from the coding sequence ATGACGACTTCCTTCCTCCGCACCCTTGCGGCGGCCCTGCTGGCCACCGGCGCGGTTGCCGCCCAGGCCCAGGTGCTCAACCTCTACACCGCCCGCCACTACCAGACCGACGAGGCGCTGTACGCGAACTTCACCAAAGAAACCGGCATCAAGATCAACCGCATCGAGGGCAAGGAAGACGAGCTGCTCGAGCGCATCAAGAACGAGGGCGCCAGCTCGCCGGCCGACGTGTTCATCACCGTCGACGCCTCGCGCCTGGAAATCGCCGACAAGGCCGGCGTGTTCGCTCCCGTGCAGAGCAAGCTTCTCGACGCGCGTGTGCCCGCGCACCTGCGCACCGCCAACTGGCTGGCCTTCTCGACCCGCGCCCGTGTGATCGTCTACAACGCCAAGACGATCAAGCCCGAGTGGGTGCAGACCTACGAAGACCTGGCCGACCCGCGACTGAAGGGCCAGATCTGCGTGCGCTCAGGCTCGCACCCCTACAACCTCTCGCTGGGCGCCGCGCTGATCGCGCATCACGGCGAAGCCAAGACCGAAGAGTGGGCCAAGGGCGTGGTGGCCAACCTCGCCCGCGCGCCCAAGGGCGGCGACACCGACCAGCTGCGCGCCGTGGCCGCCGGCGAGTGCGGCGTGGCGATCTCCAACAGCTACTACGTCGCGCGCCTGATGCGCTCGACCAAGCCCGAAGACGTGAAGGACATGGCCGCCCTCACCGTGGTCTGGCCCAACCAGAAGACCTGGGGCACACACGTCAACGTGTCGGGCGGCGGCCTCGTGAAGACCGCGCCCAACAAGGCCAACGCGGTCAAGTTCCTCGAATACCTGGCGAGCGATTCGGCGCAGACCTATTTCGCCGACGGCAACAACGAATGGCCGGTGGTGAAGAGCGCCTCGGTGAAAAACCCGGCGCTCGACAAGCTCGGGCCGTTCAAGGCCGACGAGACGCCGCTGGCGAAGTGGGCGCCGAACACGGCGGCGGCTCAGAAGGTGTTTGATCGCGCTGGTTGGCGCTGA
- the ureE gene encoding urease accessory protein UreE: MLTVNKLIAQGHGLAPVLLKRAATVVLDWDTRQKSRFDTEDSQGRTLGVFLPRGSVVRGGDVLVAEDGSLIKVIATPQPVLVVRTCPEHGTPLDLLRAAYHLGNRHVQLEVQPDHLHLEPDHVLADMLRHMHLIVTEELAPFEPEGGAYAAGGHGHAHGGHGHAHGHQHDHGHAHDHGHVHGPGCGHDH, from the coding sequence ATGCTGACCGTCAACAAACTCATCGCGCAGGGCCACGGCCTTGCCCCCGTGCTGCTCAAGCGCGCCGCCACCGTGGTGCTCGACTGGGACACCCGCCAGAAAAGTCGCTTCGACACCGAAGACTCGCAGGGCCGCACGCTAGGTGTCTTCCTGCCGCGCGGCAGCGTGGTGCGCGGTGGCGACGTGCTGGTGGCCGAAGACGGCTCGCTCATCAAGGTGATCGCCACGCCGCAGCCGGTGCTGGTGGTGCGCACCTGCCCCGAGCACGGCACGCCGCTCGACCTGCTGCGTGCGGCCTACCACCTGGGCAACCGCCATGTGCAGCTCGAAGTGCAGCCCGACCACCTGCACCTGGAGCCCGACCATGTGCTGGCCGACATGCTGCGCCACATGCACCTGATCGTGACCGAGGAGCTCGCGCCGTTCGAGCCGGAAGGCGGCGCGTATGCGGCGGGTGGGCATGGGCATGCGCACGGCGGCCACGGTCATGCTCACGGCCACCAGCACGACCACGGTCACGCGCATGACCACGGCCACGTCCACGGCCCCGGCTGCGGGCACGACCACTGA
- a CDS encoding iron ABC transporter permease: protein MTSIPLSHAPHPTRWLTWWSLVIAAVVAVPVVSVAMSLFNAGTGGTWAHLVATLLPEYLLTSLVLCVGVGVGVALLGVGAAWLVTHLDFVGRRHFEWLLVLPLAMPAYVMAYTYTDLLQYAGPVQRALREAFGWSRADYWFPDVRSTGGAVAMFICVLYPYVYMLARTAFLERGGGVMEAGRSLGLTPWKSFLRLSIPMARPAIAAGVALSLMETLADYGTVSYFAVQTFTTGIYRAWFSLGDRAAAAQLSMCLLGFVLLVLAMERVSRGRARYHGPGLRPQPPRGARLRGWRGALAFAACCVPLLLGFFLPSGVLLHMALTDGDAQFGARFFELARNSLVVSGLTAVIAVTLALLVAYARRLDPGPIARSAHWAAGMGYALPGSVIAVGVLIPVARLDNALALWLRESFGWQVGLLITGSIAALVFACVVRFLTAALQTVDSALHRVTPHMDDAARSLGLTPARTLMRVHVPLLRRGLLTAALLVFIDVMKELPATLVMRPFNFDTLATQAYRLASDERLAEASTASLAIVVVGLLPMIVLCRQIAKDRG, encoded by the coding sequence ATGACCTCGATTCCGCTCTCCCACGCCCCGCATCCCACCCGCTGGCTGACCTGGTGGAGCCTCGTCATCGCCGCGGTGGTGGCGGTGCCGGTGGTGTCGGTCGCCATGAGCCTCTTCAACGCCGGCACCGGCGGCACCTGGGCCCACCTCGTGGCCACCCTGCTGCCCGAATACCTGCTGACGAGCCTCGTGCTCTGCGTAGGCGTGGGCGTCGGCGTGGCGCTGCTGGGCGTGGGCGCGGCGTGGCTGGTGACGCACCTCGACTTCGTCGGCCGCCGCCATTTCGAATGGCTGCTCGTGCTGCCGCTGGCGATGCCGGCCTACGTGATGGCCTACACCTACACCGACCTGCTGCAGTACGCCGGCCCGGTGCAGCGTGCCTTGCGCGAGGCCTTCGGCTGGAGCCGCGCCGACTACTGGTTTCCCGACGTGCGCAGCACCGGCGGCGCGGTGGCGATGTTCATCTGCGTGCTCTACCCCTACGTCTACATGCTGGCACGCACGGCTTTCCTCGAGCGCGGCGGCGGTGTGATGGAAGCCGGCCGCTCGCTCGGGCTGACGCCGTGGAAGAGCTTCCTGCGGCTGTCGATCCCGATGGCGCGGCCGGCCATTGCGGCGGGCGTGGCCCTCTCGCTGATGGAGACGCTGGCCGACTACGGCACCGTCTCGTACTTCGCGGTGCAGACCTTCACCACCGGCATCTACCGCGCCTGGTTCTCCCTCGGCGACCGCGCCGCCGCGGCACAGCTCTCGATGTGCCTGCTTGGCTTCGTGCTGCTGGTGCTCGCGATGGAGCGGGTGTCGCGCGGGCGCGCCCGCTACCACGGGCCCGGCCTGCGCCCGCAGCCGCCGCGCGGTGCACGCCTGCGGGGCTGGCGCGGCGCCTTGGCTTTCGCGGCTTGCTGCGTGCCGCTGCTGCTGGGCTTCTTCCTCCCCAGCGGGGTGCTGCTGCACATGGCGCTCACCGATGGCGATGCGCAGTTCGGCGCACGCTTCTTCGAACTCGCGCGCAACAGCCTCGTGGTGTCGGGCCTCACTGCGGTCATCGCGGTGACGCTGGCCCTGCTCGTGGCCTACGCACGCCGGCTCGACCCCGGCCCCATCGCCCGCAGCGCGCATTGGGCAGCTGGCATGGGCTACGCGCTGCCCGGCTCGGTGATCGCGGTGGGCGTGCTGATCCCGGTGGCGCGGCTCGACAACGCGCTTGCCCTCTGGCTGCGCGAAAGCTTCGGCTGGCAGGTCGGCCTGCTCATCACCGGCAGCATCGCCGCGCTGGTGTTCGCCTGCGTGGTGCGTTTCCTCACCGCTGCGCTGCAAACGGTCGACTCGGCCCTGCACCGCGTCACGCCGCACATGGACGACGCCGCACGCAGCCTGGGCCTCACCCCGGCGCGCACGCTGATGCGGGTGCACGTGCCGCTCTTGCGGCGTGGCCTGCTCACCGCGGCGCTGCTGGTCTTCATCGACGTGATGAAGGAGCTGCCGGCCACGCTCGTGATGCGGCCCTTCAACTTCGACACGCTGGCGACGCAGGCCTACCGGCTGGCGTCGGATGAGCGGCTGGCGGAGGCTTCAACCGCGTCGCTCGCGATCGTGGTGGTGGGGCTGCTGCCGATGATCGTGCTGTGTCGGCAGATTGCGAAGGATCGCGGCTGA